In Anthocerotibacter panamensis C109, the sequence GCCGTAGATCGTGGCCTTCATACAAGCGGGACACACCCACGGCTGCAAACCAGTCTGGGCGCTTATACCAATGGGTATGCCCAAGGTCGTAATAGAGATTCAGATCTACAGCCGTAAAAACTTGCTCCCAGGCATATCCCACAGGGCGGAAGGTCCGAGAAAGTAAAAACGCCTGTAACCCATGGTATTCATCCGGCAACCCCGCCTCTCCCACCTCCTCGCTGGGTAAATCATACATGGTGGGCAGATGCAGGGGTTGGAACATGACTTTGGAAGGATATTGTTGCTCACAGTGTAGCCGATAGCCGCAGTTCAGCAATCAGGCCACCCCCATTCAGGGCTTTGGCCCCGCAAAAGTTATAAAAAAGGGGATGGGCTGGAGGTCTTTGAGACAGGTGGTGGAGAGCCCGTTCACGCTGGCCTTTTTTATGAATTCTGTAGCAATCCGCGGGATGCAGCCGCGCCCCACGACGATATGCCCCTGTCCGGGGGCGACGAGTTGCAGGCTGTTAGGGAGGGTACGGGCGGCTAGAGCCCCATTGGCTGGGGGGGTAACCGGGTCCGCTTCCCCGGAGAGGATGAGGACCGGAGCTTTGGACATCACTGGGTCTTTGAAGTCGGCGGGGATTCTCCCCCGAGGCCAAGGACGGCAACTGTCCATCAGCCCCTGCGTTGCCAGCACGCCCAGATAGGTGCCTGTGCGCTCACGCTCCAGGGTTTTGGGGGTGAAGAAGGGGACATCCTCAGCGCAGACTACAGAATTAAATAGCCCGTTGCTGATGCTTTCGCTAAACTGCCCGGTGAAGAGCACCCCTTGCGTCCCCAAAAGATGCGTGTCCCCGGTCTGATAGGTGGTGTGAAGGAGAAGCGGCAGGAGGGCTACCGCTTCAGGGAAATAGCTGATTGTGCGGACAGTCGTCGCCAGAGTTTGACGGTTGATGGTGATGGGTGTGGGACTGCCTGTGGTCGGCTCGGCAATCGTGACTCGGGTGGGCTTTTGGTCTAGGCGTACGAGCAGTTGCTCAAATTCACGACGTAGTTGCGGGAATGCCTTCCGACAGGCGGTGTCGTGTTCGCAGCGCTCAAAAATCAAGTCCAAAGCCCGTTGAGCATCCTGGGCCACAGACTCGCCCAGGCTCCAGTTGGGCGGGGCAACCCCGTCGAGGATGACCGCGCGCACCCGGTTGGGGTATTGGTGCAGATAGACCAAGGCAGAGCGCGTTCCGTAGGAGCCTCCATAGAGGTTGAGGATGGGGTAACCCAAAGCCTGCCGCACCTCGTCTAGGTCCGCCATGGCAATCGACGTGGTGTAGCGGGTGAGGTCCGCCTTGAGTGCGCGTACGCAGCGCTCAACCAACGCAGCCACTGCTTGACCTTTCTCCTCTACCTCAGGACAACGCAGGGGATTGGATTGACCGGTACCACGCTGATCCACCAAAACAATATCCCGGTCTTGGTTGATGCGCTCAAAAACCGGGGCTAAGGCGGGGAAGGCTTCAGTCGCCGTCTGACCCGGTCCCCCCGGCAAGAAAACGAGCGCGTCGGGCTTGGGATTGCGGCTTATAGCGGGCAAGACCGCAAAGTGTAGCGCAATCGTCCGGCCGGATTTGGCCTCGCGATTCTCAAAAACAGTTAAAGTACCGCAGCGGGCAGTGATACGCTGCGGACTTCCGGGGGCAGCCAACGAACAGTCCTTGAGTTCGGGAGATTGACGGGCGGTCGTCGTATTCGTGGTACACGCTGTGAGCGCAAAAACCGTTGCCAGCAAAGGTAATAGGCATAGCCTGTTTCCTGAATCCCTAGCAAAACGCCCAAGAGCATTGTTCTGGGTAAAAATTTCGTAGCGATGCATCCAATCTACCTTGTCCTGCGGTGCTGTCATCTAAAAGCCCTTCTGGTTGTTTATTGGGGAATCGGAGCCGCACTGTCCTCCTCGTCAGGCTCATTCCAGCCTACGATCACCGTCGGCAGGCTCAGAGGAAGGAAGACGGCACTGTTCAAGAGCGCATCGATCCAATCAACTGTGGGTAGCGGTAAGCCAAATTTCCCCTTCAGCGTAAAAGAAAGATAGAGCGCTGCCAGTAGAATCAGCGTAGCCAGACTGATGTAAGCCCAACGATAGGCATGATCCCGGACGCTGCGCTCACGCTCATCGATGTAGCTATTAGCAAGGTCAGCAACCGCTCCCGTGGCACCCATCAGGACGAGCAAACAGCAGACACAGACACAGCCTAGGAGGAACGAGGCCCAGTACCATGGGCTGAGGAGTGCACCTAAGTAAGCGCCATACATCCCCACAATTATCCCCCGACGCCAGTGCTGTTGGCGGACTGCTGGGGGTAGCCGTCTGACAAACTTAACCAAGGCTAAGTTATAGGGTTCTTTGGACATTCTAAATACTCCTACAGAGCTACAGCGCATCGTGTCCGGGATAGACCACTTCGCTGAGGGGTTGGAAAGGTCGGCGCGAAAAGATCGCCTCGATGGGCAGGTGAAAGAACTCGCTAAAGCGAAAGGCCAACTCTAGGCTAGGAAAGTAGTCTCCCCGTTCGAGGTAGCCAATCGTCTGATAGTTCACCCCCACTGCCGCTGCCAACTCCTGCCGCGAAAGTCCCCGCTCCGCCCGCAAAACTGCCAGACGGTTGTAGAGCACTACTTCCGGGTCATGAGCCTCTTCTCGCGTTTTCTTCATAGACTAATTGTTGTGTAAACACAATATTTTGTCAAGTTCTGCCTACAAAATTTGCCCAAATGGAGGAGGATAGGGCCATGGGTTAGCATATAGCGGCTGCCTTCCATAAGCAAAAACACTGAATTGGGCAGAAAAAAATACGAAAATCAATTATTCCATCGGGCAGAAATAAAGATAAGAGCAGTAATTATAATAGTCCTAAAATCGAGAACCATGGGGAGGATTGCTAGCCAATATTTTTCTCTAAAAACACACTTGACTAGACTTTATTTATGGGAGGTAAGTCCCTGTAAAAACCTTCTGGAAAAGGGTTTCAAGAAAATAACTAGTTGGTGAATGAGGGGTGGAAAGTTTACATGACGCTCTGTGAGTTTCAACGGTCTAGCTGTTTGAACTACCCAAAGGGAAAAACATGGAATTTGCTCAAACCACACAAGGCATCGTCAATACGATTATTCAAGTCGGTCTTAAGGTCATCGGTGCACTCATTATTTATGTAGTGGGCCGTTGGCTGATCAATCTGGCGGTAAGCCTGCTACAGCGGACCCTCAACAAGCAACAAGTTGACGCAGCCCTCGTTCGCTACCTATCCGCGAGTATCGTAGTAGCCGCCAATATCGCTTTGATCGTTGCGATCCTGGGCTTCTTCGGTGTCGAGACCACTACTTTTGCTGCCTTGGTTGCGGCGGTGGGAATTGCGATTGGAGCAGCTTGGGGTGGCTTGCTAGCCAACTTCGCTGCGGGTGCCTTCCTCATCATCCTGCGCCCGTTCCAGGTTGGCGACTTCATCGGTGCCGGAGGCGTGGTTGGTATGGTCAGGGAGATTGGGCTGTTCGTGACGGCTATCGACACGCTAGACAATGTGCGGACCTATGTGGGCAACACCAAAGTCTTTGCCGACAATATCCAGAACTTTTCGACCAATCCCTTCCGCCGGGTTGAGCAGGCTGTACAGCTCAGCTATGGCGTCGATCCCGGCGAAGCCATGCAGCGCTTGCGGCAGAAACTCAGACAGGTTCCGAACGTGCTATCTGAGCCGATTCCAGAGGTCGAAATCCTACAATTTACCCCCTCCGGCCCGATCCTTGCGGTTCGGCCCTATTGCCGCAATCAGGACTATTGGCAGGTCTACTTCGACACCAATCGCCTGATCAGTCAATCCTTTGGCGAAGCGGGCTACCCTGCTCCCGAGCAGCACCTCGTGGTCCGCAACGCAGGGTAAAACCATAGTAAACCCAACCCTGAGTAGGGTTATCCTATGGAGACCCAACTAGCATTCTTGGCATGAGTAAACCAACAAGCATTACTCTTTGCGAGCGCCGAAGATATAGCCCAGAATAGCGGTGAAAATAGGCAGTAGCG encodes:
- a CDS encoding alpha/beta fold hydrolase codes for the protein MTAPQDKVDWMHRYEIFTQNNALGRFARDSGNRLCLLPLLATVFALTACTTNTTTARQSPELKDCSLAAPGSPQRITARCGTLTVFENREAKSGRTIALHFAVLPAISRNPKPDALVFLPGGPGQTATEAFPALAPVFERINQDRDIVLVDQRGTGQSNPLRCPEVEEKGQAVAALVERCVRALKADLTRYTTSIAMADLDEVRQALGYPILNLYGGSYGTRSALVYLHQYPNRVRAVILDGVAPPNWSLGESVAQDAQRALDLIFERCEHDTACRKAFPQLRREFEQLLVRLDQKPTRVTIAEPTTGSPTPITINRQTLATTVRTISYFPEAVALLPLLLHTTYQTGDTHLLGTQGVLFTGQFSESISNGLFNSVVCAEDVPFFTPKTLERERTGTYLGVLATQGLMDSCRPWPRGRIPADFKDPVMSKAPVLILSGEADPVTPPANGALAARTLPNSLQLVAPGQGHIVVGRGCIPRIATEFIKKASVNGLSTTCLKDLQPIPFFITFAGPKP
- a CDS encoding helix-turn-helix transcriptional regulator, which translates into the protein MKKTREEAHDPEVVLYNRLAVLRAERGLSRQELAAAVGVNYQTIGYLERGDYFPSLELAFRFSEFFHLPIEAIFSRRPFQPLSEVVYPGHDAL
- a CDS encoding mechanosensitive ion channel family protein gives rise to the protein MEFAQTTQGIVNTIIQVGLKVIGALIIYVVGRWLINLAVSLLQRTLNKQQVDAALVRYLSASIVVAANIALIVAILGFFGVETTTFAALVAAVGIAIGAAWGGLLANFAAGAFLIILRPFQVGDFIGAGGVVGMVREIGLFVTAIDTLDNVRTYVGNTKVFADNIQNFSTNPFRRVEQAVQLSYGVDPGEAMQRLRQKLRQVPNVLSEPIPEVEILQFTPSGPILAVRPYCRNQDYWQVYFDTNRLISQSFGEAGYPAPEQHLVVRNAG